The Podarcis raffonei isolate rPodRaf1 chromosome 2, rPodRaf1.pri, whole genome shotgun sequence genome window below encodes:
- the MBD4 gene encoding methyl-CpG-binding domain protein 4 isoform X2, protein MSLALVQGATGQPGGSDIGNRHLTEDADKEKGHLITAGGECVDPKEEDTETITESLTWCKESEATVSFLAPLCRKAVPEGWERIIKQRQSGKTKGRYDIYFVSPQGVKVRSRRALLDYFKKNGETVLKSEDFDFSVSVRESILSSTRALGAEGQNCITSSQTLDLGLQSSEEKQNKILEFQTSASEPDLQDGPTAEDPSKDSCFKAQERSTAQRKTQIKKAKCGSEMGNLDDAYNTRRRKRPPKSQRAETVKNPRRKKDTYIFNSVHKVCQRGSRKRKTCLKDELLVSEPKVELHVGPVAAVLEHKSSTEVLKCDEDPTSVVSVAADENFSELENQRNRVPSGSQELNIASNMEVTDSQTSDESHFTSVKEDNFRRPQVERRKTSPYFSSKFIQGAPSPPRRKAFRKWTPPRSPFNLVQETLFHDPWKLLIATIFLNKTSGKMAIPVLWEFFKKYPSPEIARAANWKEMAELLKPLGLYELRAKTIIKFSDEYLVKQWRYPIELHGIGKYGNDSYRIFCINEWKEVQPQDHKLNVYHAWLRENHDKLNIN, encoded by the exons atgtCCTTGGCGCTAGTTCAAGGGGCGACGGGGCAGCCTGGCGGCAG TGATATAGGTAATAGGCACCTGACTGAAGATGCAGACAAAGAGAAAGGGCATCTTATAACAGCAGGAGGGGAATGTGTTGATCCCAAGGAGGAAGATACTGAGACCATCACAGAAAGTCTAACTTGGTGCAAAGAGTCTGAAGCAACTGTATCTTTCCTGGCTCCGCTGTGTCGCAAAGCTGTTCCTGAAGGATGGGAAAGGATAATAAAGCAAAGACAGTCTGGCAAAACAAAAGGAAGATACGACATCTATTTTGTCAG TCCCCAAGGAGTGAAGGTCAGATCCAGACGTGCACTTTTGGATTACTTTAAAAAGAACGGAGAGACTGTTCTTAAATCAGAGGACTTCGATTTTTCTGTCTCTGTTCGGGAGAGTATCCTATCAAGCACAAGGGCTCTGGGGGCAGAAGGACAGAACTGTATCACTAGCAGCCAGACTCTAGATCTTGGACTGCAAAGCAGTGAAGAAAAGcaaaataagattttggaatttcAAACCAGTGCTAGTGAGCCAGATTTGCAGGATGGGCCCACTGCAGAGGACCCCTCAAAGGATTCCTGTTTCAAAGCCCAAGAGAGGAGTACTGCTCAGAGGAAGACTCAAATTAAGAAAGCTAAATGCGGTTCAGAAATGGGGAATCTGGATGATGCCTATAACACAAGACGGAGGAAACGACCCCCAAAAAGTCAAAGGGCAGAAACTGTTAAAAATCccagaagaaaaaaagatacatacaTTTTTAACAGTGTCCATAAAGTGTGCCAGAGAGGctcaagaaaaaggaaaacatgCTTAAAGGACGAACTGCTGGTTTCTGAACCAAAAGTGGAGTTGCATGTTGGACCAGTAGCTGCTGTCTTGGAACACAAGTCAAGCacagaagttttaaaatgtgatgAGGATCCCACCAGCGTAGTTTCTGTAGCAGCTGATGAAAATTTTTCAGAATTGGAAAACCAGAGAAACAGGGTGCCTTCAGGGAGCCAGGAGTTAAACATTGCTTCCAATATGGAAGTTACTGACTCACAGACCAGTGATGAGAGCCATTTTACATCAGTAAAAG AGGACAATTTTCGAAGACCTCAAGTGGAGAGAAGGAAAACCAGTCCATATTTTTCTAGTAAATTCATTCAAGGAG CTCCAAGCCCACCTAGAAGGAAGGCCTTTCGGAAATGGACTCCACCTCGTTCTCCTTTTAATTTGGTCCAAGAAACACTCTTTCATGATCCATGGAAACTTCTCATTGCAACTATCTTTCTGAATAAGACCTCAG GTAAGATGGCCATCCCTGTGCTCTGGGAATTTTTCAAGAAATATCCTTCACCTGAAATCGCAAGAGCTGCAAACTGGAAGGAAATGGCAGAGTTGCTTAAACCTCTTGGCCTTTATGAACTCAGAGCAAAGACCATCATCAAATTTTCAG ATGAATACTTGGTCAAACAGTGGAGGTATCCTATTGAGTTGCATGGGATTGGAAAATATGGAAATGACTCTTACAGGATCTTTTGCATCAATGAGTGGAAAGAG GTACAGCCACAAGACCATAAGCTGAATGTATATCATGCCTGGCTGCGGGAAAATCATGATAAATTGAATATTAATTAA
- the MBD4 gene encoding methyl-CpG-binding domain protein 4 isoform X4, which yields MSLALVQGATGQPGGSDIGNRHLTEDADKEKGHLITAGGECVDPKEEDTETITESLTWCKESEATVSFLAPLCRKAVPEGWERIIKQRQSGKTKGRYDIYFVSPQGVKVRSRRALLDYFKKNGETVLKSEDFDFSVSVRESILSSTRALGAEGQNCITSSQTLDLGLQSSEEKQNKILEFQTSASEPDLQDGPTAEDPSKDSCFKAQERSTAQRKTQIKKAKCGSEMGNLDDAYNTRRRKRPPKSQRAETVKNPRRKKDTYIFNSVHKVCQRGSRKRKTCLKDELLVSEPKVELHVGPVAAVLEHKSSTEVLKCDEDPTSVVSVAADENFSELENQRNRVPSGSQELNIASNMEVTDSQTSDESHFTSVKGKMAIPVLWEFFKKYPSPEIARAANWKEMAELLKPLGLYELRAKTIIKFSDEYLVKQWRYPIELHGIGKYGNDSYRIFCINEWKEVTDTAIFLNQWKIKCSAFDFCNACWMNNI from the exons atgtCCTTGGCGCTAGTTCAAGGGGCGACGGGGCAGCCTGGCGGCAG TGATATAGGTAATAGGCACCTGACTGAAGATGCAGACAAAGAGAAAGGGCATCTTATAACAGCAGGAGGGGAATGTGTTGATCCCAAGGAGGAAGATACTGAGACCATCACAGAAAGTCTAACTTGGTGCAAAGAGTCTGAAGCAACTGTATCTTTCCTGGCTCCGCTGTGTCGCAAAGCTGTTCCTGAAGGATGGGAAAGGATAATAAAGCAAAGACAGTCTGGCAAAACAAAAGGAAGATACGACATCTATTTTGTCAG TCCCCAAGGAGTGAAGGTCAGATCCAGACGTGCACTTTTGGATTACTTTAAAAAGAACGGAGAGACTGTTCTTAAATCAGAGGACTTCGATTTTTCTGTCTCTGTTCGGGAGAGTATCCTATCAAGCACAAGGGCTCTGGGGGCAGAAGGACAGAACTGTATCACTAGCAGCCAGACTCTAGATCTTGGACTGCAAAGCAGTGAAGAAAAGcaaaataagattttggaatttcAAACCAGTGCTAGTGAGCCAGATTTGCAGGATGGGCCCACTGCAGAGGACCCCTCAAAGGATTCCTGTTTCAAAGCCCAAGAGAGGAGTACTGCTCAGAGGAAGACTCAAATTAAGAAAGCTAAATGCGGTTCAGAAATGGGGAATCTGGATGATGCCTATAACACAAGACGGAGGAAACGACCCCCAAAAAGTCAAAGGGCAGAAACTGTTAAAAATCccagaagaaaaaaagatacatacaTTTTTAACAGTGTCCATAAAGTGTGCCAGAGAGGctcaagaaaaaggaaaacatgCTTAAAGGACGAACTGCTGGTTTCTGAACCAAAAGTGGAGTTGCATGTTGGACCAGTAGCTGCTGTCTTGGAACACAAGTCAAGCacagaagttttaaaatgtgatgAGGATCCCACCAGCGTAGTTTCTGTAGCAGCTGATGAAAATTTTTCAGAATTGGAAAACCAGAGAAACAGGGTGCCTTCAGGGAGCCAGGAGTTAAACATTGCTTCCAATATGGAAGTTACTGACTCACAGACCAGTGATGAGAGCCATTTTACATCAGTAAAAG GTAAGATGGCCATCCCTGTGCTCTGGGAATTTTTCAAGAAATATCCTTCACCTGAAATCGCAAGAGCTGCAAACTGGAAGGAAATGGCAGAGTTGCTTAAACCTCTTGGCCTTTATGAACTCAGAGCAAAGACCATCATCAAATTTTCAG ATGAATACTTGGTCAAACAGTGGAGGTATCCTATTGAGTTGCATGGGATTGGAAAATATGGAAATGACTCTTACAGGATCTTTTGCATCAATGAGTGGAAAGAGGTAACTGATACTGCCATCTTCTTAAATCAATGGAAGATTAAGTGTTCTGCTTTTGATTTTTGTAATGCCTGTTGGATGAATAACATctga
- the MBD4 gene encoding methyl-CpG-binding domain protein 4 isoform X3 yields the protein MSLALVQGATGQPGGSDIGNRHLTEDADKEKGHLITAGGECVDPKEEDTETITESLTWCKESEATVSFLAPLCRKAVPEGWERIIKQRQSGKTKGRYDIYFVSPQGVKVRSRRALLDYFKKNGETVLKSEDFDFSVSVRESILSSTRALGAEGQNCITSSQTLDLGLQSSEEKQNKILEFQTSASEPDLQDGPTAEDPSKDSCFKAQERSTAQRKTQIKKAKCGSEMGNLDDAYNTRRRKRPPKSQRAETVKNPRRKKDTYIFNSVHKVCQRGSRKRKTCLKDELLVSEPKVELHVGPVAAVLEHKSSTEVLKCDEDPTSVVSVAADENFSELENQRNRVPSGSQELNIASNMEVTDSQTSDESHFTSVKAPSPPRRKAFRKWTPPRSPFNLVQETLFHDPWKLLIATIFLNKTSGKMAIPVLWEFFKKYPSPEIARAANWKEMAELLKPLGLYELRAKTIIKFSDEYLVKQWRYPIELHGIGKYGNDSYRIFCINEWKEVTDTAIFLNQWKIKCSAFDFCNACWMNNI from the exons atgtCCTTGGCGCTAGTTCAAGGGGCGACGGGGCAGCCTGGCGGCAG TGATATAGGTAATAGGCACCTGACTGAAGATGCAGACAAAGAGAAAGGGCATCTTATAACAGCAGGAGGGGAATGTGTTGATCCCAAGGAGGAAGATACTGAGACCATCACAGAAAGTCTAACTTGGTGCAAAGAGTCTGAAGCAACTGTATCTTTCCTGGCTCCGCTGTGTCGCAAAGCTGTTCCTGAAGGATGGGAAAGGATAATAAAGCAAAGACAGTCTGGCAAAACAAAAGGAAGATACGACATCTATTTTGTCAG TCCCCAAGGAGTGAAGGTCAGATCCAGACGTGCACTTTTGGATTACTTTAAAAAGAACGGAGAGACTGTTCTTAAATCAGAGGACTTCGATTTTTCTGTCTCTGTTCGGGAGAGTATCCTATCAAGCACAAGGGCTCTGGGGGCAGAAGGACAGAACTGTATCACTAGCAGCCAGACTCTAGATCTTGGACTGCAAAGCAGTGAAGAAAAGcaaaataagattttggaatttcAAACCAGTGCTAGTGAGCCAGATTTGCAGGATGGGCCCACTGCAGAGGACCCCTCAAAGGATTCCTGTTTCAAAGCCCAAGAGAGGAGTACTGCTCAGAGGAAGACTCAAATTAAGAAAGCTAAATGCGGTTCAGAAATGGGGAATCTGGATGATGCCTATAACACAAGACGGAGGAAACGACCCCCAAAAAGTCAAAGGGCAGAAACTGTTAAAAATCccagaagaaaaaaagatacatacaTTTTTAACAGTGTCCATAAAGTGTGCCAGAGAGGctcaagaaaaaggaaaacatgCTTAAAGGACGAACTGCTGGTTTCTGAACCAAAAGTGGAGTTGCATGTTGGACCAGTAGCTGCTGTCTTGGAACACAAGTCAAGCacagaagttttaaaatgtgatgAGGATCCCACCAGCGTAGTTTCTGTAGCAGCTGATGAAAATTTTTCAGAATTGGAAAACCAGAGAAACAGGGTGCCTTCAGGGAGCCAGGAGTTAAACATTGCTTCCAATATGGAAGTTACTGACTCACAGACCAGTGATGAGAGCCATTTTACATCAGTAAAAG CTCCAAGCCCACCTAGAAGGAAGGCCTTTCGGAAATGGACTCCACCTCGTTCTCCTTTTAATTTGGTCCAAGAAACACTCTTTCATGATCCATGGAAACTTCTCATTGCAACTATCTTTCTGAATAAGACCTCAG GTAAGATGGCCATCCCTGTGCTCTGGGAATTTTTCAAGAAATATCCTTCACCTGAAATCGCAAGAGCTGCAAACTGGAAGGAAATGGCAGAGTTGCTTAAACCTCTTGGCCTTTATGAACTCAGAGCAAAGACCATCATCAAATTTTCAG ATGAATACTTGGTCAAACAGTGGAGGTATCCTATTGAGTTGCATGGGATTGGAAAATATGGAAATGACTCTTACAGGATCTTTTGCATCAATGAGTGGAAAGAGGTAACTGATACTGCCATCTTCTTAAATCAATGGAAGATTAAGTGTTCTGCTTTTGATTTTTGTAATGCCTGTTGGATGAATAACATctga
- the MBD4 gene encoding methyl-CpG-binding domain protein 4 isoform X1 gives MSLALVQGATGQPGGSDIGNRHLTEDADKEKGHLITAGGECVDPKEEDTETITESLTWCKESEATVSFLAPLCRKAVPEGWERIIKQRQSGKTKGRYDIYFVSPQGVKVRSRRALLDYFKKNGETVLKSEDFDFSVSVRESILSSTRALGAEGQNCITSSQTLDLGLQSSEEKQNKILEFQTSASEPDLQDGPTAEDPSKDSCFKAQERSTAQRKTQIKKAKCGSEMGNLDDAYNTRRRKRPPKSQRAETVKNPRRKKDTYIFNSVHKVCQRGSRKRKTCLKDELLVSEPKVELHVGPVAAVLEHKSSTEVLKCDEDPTSVVSVAADENFSELENQRNRVPSGSQELNIASNMEVTDSQTSDESHFTSVKEDNFRRPQVERRKTSPYFSSKFIQGAPSPPRRKAFRKWTPPRSPFNLVQETLFHDPWKLLIATIFLNKTSGKMAIPVLWEFFKKYPSPEIARAANWKEMAELLKPLGLYELRAKTIIKFSDEYLVKQWRYPIELHGIGKYGNDSYRIFCINEWKEVTDTAIFLNQWKIKCSAFDFCNACWMNNI, from the exons atgtCCTTGGCGCTAGTTCAAGGGGCGACGGGGCAGCCTGGCGGCAG TGATATAGGTAATAGGCACCTGACTGAAGATGCAGACAAAGAGAAAGGGCATCTTATAACAGCAGGAGGGGAATGTGTTGATCCCAAGGAGGAAGATACTGAGACCATCACAGAAAGTCTAACTTGGTGCAAAGAGTCTGAAGCAACTGTATCTTTCCTGGCTCCGCTGTGTCGCAAAGCTGTTCCTGAAGGATGGGAAAGGATAATAAAGCAAAGACAGTCTGGCAAAACAAAAGGAAGATACGACATCTATTTTGTCAG TCCCCAAGGAGTGAAGGTCAGATCCAGACGTGCACTTTTGGATTACTTTAAAAAGAACGGAGAGACTGTTCTTAAATCAGAGGACTTCGATTTTTCTGTCTCTGTTCGGGAGAGTATCCTATCAAGCACAAGGGCTCTGGGGGCAGAAGGACAGAACTGTATCACTAGCAGCCAGACTCTAGATCTTGGACTGCAAAGCAGTGAAGAAAAGcaaaataagattttggaatttcAAACCAGTGCTAGTGAGCCAGATTTGCAGGATGGGCCCACTGCAGAGGACCCCTCAAAGGATTCCTGTTTCAAAGCCCAAGAGAGGAGTACTGCTCAGAGGAAGACTCAAATTAAGAAAGCTAAATGCGGTTCAGAAATGGGGAATCTGGATGATGCCTATAACACAAGACGGAGGAAACGACCCCCAAAAAGTCAAAGGGCAGAAACTGTTAAAAATCccagaagaaaaaaagatacatacaTTTTTAACAGTGTCCATAAAGTGTGCCAGAGAGGctcaagaaaaaggaaaacatgCTTAAAGGACGAACTGCTGGTTTCTGAACCAAAAGTGGAGTTGCATGTTGGACCAGTAGCTGCTGTCTTGGAACACAAGTCAAGCacagaagttttaaaatgtgatgAGGATCCCACCAGCGTAGTTTCTGTAGCAGCTGATGAAAATTTTTCAGAATTGGAAAACCAGAGAAACAGGGTGCCTTCAGGGAGCCAGGAGTTAAACATTGCTTCCAATATGGAAGTTACTGACTCACAGACCAGTGATGAGAGCCATTTTACATCAGTAAAAG AGGACAATTTTCGAAGACCTCAAGTGGAGAGAAGGAAAACCAGTCCATATTTTTCTAGTAAATTCATTCAAGGAG CTCCAAGCCCACCTAGAAGGAAGGCCTTTCGGAAATGGACTCCACCTCGTTCTCCTTTTAATTTGGTCCAAGAAACACTCTTTCATGATCCATGGAAACTTCTCATTGCAACTATCTTTCTGAATAAGACCTCAG GTAAGATGGCCATCCCTGTGCTCTGGGAATTTTTCAAGAAATATCCTTCACCTGAAATCGCAAGAGCTGCAAACTGGAAGGAAATGGCAGAGTTGCTTAAACCTCTTGGCCTTTATGAACTCAGAGCAAAGACCATCATCAAATTTTCAG ATGAATACTTGGTCAAACAGTGGAGGTATCCTATTGAGTTGCATGGGATTGGAAAATATGGAAATGACTCTTACAGGATCTTTTGCATCAATGAGTGGAAAGAGGTAACTGATACTGCCATCTTCTTAAATCAATGGAAGATTAAGTGTTCTGCTTTTGATTTTTGTAATGCCTGTTGGATGAATAACATctga